The sequence below is a genomic window from Paenibacillus silvisoli.
AACGGAAGCTTGCAGTTTACTTTTTTGAACAGCGGTGACTTGTATCAAGCCTCCCACGGGGACATGTTCATCAATCAAGTGCTTTCCAATCCGATCGACGGATCGCTTAACAATGTATTTCTAAGATTGTACGCGGCTGACGGCGCAATTGCCGATGTCATTCCGCTGCTTGGCGTCAAGTCGCAAAGCCGATTCTCCTACTCGGCACAAGCCGCCGTATGGGAAGGCACGGCACAAGGCGTTGCCTACAAGGTTGTTTTCCGTTTGTCGGATCGCGGCATGTGGTTCTGGGATGTGACCTTGACAGGCAGTGGCGTCACAGCCGACTTGGTATACGGCCAGGACATCGGCATTGCCAACCGCGGCGCCGTTCGTTCCAACGAAGCGTACGTTTCGCAATACATCGGCCATTCCGTATTTGAAGACGAAGCGAAGGGCTACGTGATCTGCTCTAGACAGAACCAGCCGCAGGGCGGGAAATTCCCTTACTTGCAGCAAGGCGCGCTTACACGCGCTGTCGGTTACTCGACGGACGGATTCCAGCTGTTCGGCTTGTCGTATAAAGAAGACAGCGTAGCGGCAGGGCTTAAGCAGCCATCGCTCGCGAATGAAGTGTATCAATACGAGTTTGCCTATGCGGCGCTGCAATCCGAGCGGATTCAGCTGGACGGCTCGGCGCGCATCGTATTTTACGGCTTGTTTAGCGAAAATCACGCCGATGCGATCGCATCGCTCGAATATGGCGCCGAAGTAGCCGAAGCGTGGGCGCAAGTGGCGGATCAGCCGCTGGAAGCCGTTCAAGAAGCGGCGAAGGTTGCCATCAAGCCGAACATCGGCCAGCCGGTTCAAGCCGTATCCTTGACGCAAGCGGATATCGAGAAGCGCTATCCGGCACGTCGGCTGGAGGAGCGGGACGGCGATACGCTGCTGGCGTTCTTCACGCCGACGCACGAGCATGTCGTGCTGAAGGAGAAGGAGCTTCGCGTTGAGCGTCCGCACGGCCACATGCTGATGAGCGGCAACAACGACAAAATCAATGAGCATGTGCTGGCATCGACGACGTTCATGTACGGCATGTTCAACTCTCATATCGTAGTAGGCAACACGTCCTTCAACAAAATGATGTCCAACGCCCGCAGCGCGCTCAACATGTTCAAGACATCCGGTCAGCGCATCTATGTCGAGCTTGAGGGCAGCTACCGCCTGCTGGCGCTCCCGTCCGCATACGAGCTTGGCTTCAACTATGCGAAGTGGATCTATCAGCTGGCCGAGGACAGCATCGTCGTGACGAGCTTTACGACGGTCGATTCGCCTGAGGTGCGGCTGCAGGTTGCTTCCGAGAGCGGCAAAGCGTACCGCTACCTGGTGACAAACCAAGTCACGATGGACAACAACGAATACGAAGTGCCGTTCCGTATGGAGCAAGAGGGCGATGTTATTACGTTCCGCGCGGACGATCGTTCGTACAGCCGTTCCATTTACCCGGATCTGAGCTACCGCATGAAGGTTACGGGCGCTGCTGCGCGCATCGGCGACGAGCGCGTGCTCGCCGAGAACGTACAGCCTGGCGATGCATCGCTGGTCGTGCTGGAAGTTGAGGCATCCGCGCAGTGGAGCATGACGATCCAAGGCTTGCTTTATGGACAAGAGCTTCCTTTTGCAGAGCGCGAGGTGGAGGAAGAGGCGGCCAAGTACCGCGAGTTCTACAAGGACGTCATGAACGGCTTCCGCCTGTCGCTGGCTGACGGCGCCGAAACCGCGGAGCTGGGCAAGTTCAACACGCTCGCTTGGTGGTACACGCAGAACATGCTCGTGCACTTCTCCACGCCGCACGGTCTTGAGCAGTACGGCGGCGCAGCTTGGGGATCGCGCGACGTTTGCCAAGGTCCGATCGAATATTTCATGGCGACGCAAAAATACGGCGTTGTCCGCGATATCCTTCAAACGGTGTTCTCGCATCAGTATGAAGATACAGGCAACTGGCCGCAATGGTTCATGTACGACAAGTACATCAAAGTGCAATCCGAAGAAAGCCATGGCGACATTATCGTTTGGCCGCTCAAGGTAATCGGCGATTACTTGAACGTGACCAAGGACTACAGCATTTTGGAAGAGCAAATTCCGTATATGGACCGTCACAAGTTCGAATACACGGAAAATAAAGATACGCTGCTTGGCCACGTGCTGAAAGAAATCGCGTACATCAAGGAGCATTTCCTGCACGGTACGCATCTGTCGTCGTACGGCGACGGCGATTGGGACGATACGCTGCAGCCTGCCAATGCGAATCTGAAGAAATATTTGGTCAGCAGCTGGACCGTAGCGCTTACGTACCAAGCGATGAACAATCTTGCCGCGGCGCTTGCCGGCTACAAGAAAGAGCTGTCGGACGAGCTTGGCGAGCTGGCGGCAGGCATTCAAGCCGACTTCAACCGCTTCATGCTGCCGACAGGCGTCATCCCGGGCTTCCTGTACATGGAAAATCAGGAGCAGGTGAAGATCATGATCCACCCGGAGGAGCAGGAAACCGGGATTCAATACCGTTTGCTGCCGATGACGCGCAGTATGATCGGCGAGCTGCTCACGAAGGAGCAGGCGGAAGCGCACTTCAGCATCATCAAAGAGAAGCTGTACTGCCCGGACGGCGTACGCCTCATGAACCGCCCGGCAGCCTACAACGGCGGCGTAAGCACGCGCTTCAAGCGGGCGGAGCAGGCGTCCAACTTCGGACGGGAAATCGGCTTGCAGTACGTGCACGCGCATATCCGGTTCATCGAAGCGATGGCGAAGCTCGGCTATCAGGACGAGGCTTGGAAAGGTCTGCAAGTGATCAATCCGGTCGGCTTGCAGGACGTGGTGCCGAATGCGGAAATCCGTCAGAGCAACGCGTACTTCAGCAGCTCGGACGGCAAGTTCAACGACCGCTACGAAGCGCAGGAGCGCTTCGACGAGCTGCGTCAGGGCAAGGTTCAGGTGAAAGGCGGATGGAGAGTATACTCCAGCGGCCCGGGAATCTACATGAACCAGCTGATCACGAACTGCCTCGGCATTCGCCAAGACGGCGGCGACCTGGTTATCGACCCGGTATTGCCGAAGCATCTGAACGGCCTGCAGTTCTCGTTCGCGTTCCTGGGTCAGCCGGTCAAGTTCGTCTACCATCTGGAAGGCGGATCGCAGCGCCGCGTTACGATCAACGGCGCGGAAGCCGGCTTGCAGGAGACGGCTAACCGGTACCGTCAAGGCGGCGTGCGGATTAGCCGCGAGTCGCTCCAAGCGGCTTTGAGCGCGGAGCAAAACGTGATTGAAATTTATATGTAATGGACGTAAACTACGAGGAGCCGATCACCCGATCGGCTCCTCGTTTTTTGCTATGATAAGGGAGAGAATACAACATGCCGAAACAGAAGGAAATGCGATCCGCTTTGCTGCTGCTCATTACCGCCTGCATCTGGGGCTTCGCGTTCGTGGCTCAGCGCGAGGGCATGACGCATACAGGCCCATTCACGTTCAACGCGGTCCGATTCGCGTTAGGGGGCTTGTCTTTGGTGCCGCTCATGCTCGTTCTGGATCGCAAAAACAGCAAGACGGCGCGTATGCAGACGTCATCATCCTCGCTGGCCGCCTCGGTCGCTCCGGGCTTATTGGCCGGCGTCATTCTGTTCTGCGGCGCGTCTTTGCAGCAAATCGGACTGATGTACACGACAGCGGGCAAAGCTGCTTTTATTACCGGCCTTTATATTGTGATCGTACCGTTTCTCGGCTTATTCTTGAAGCAGCGGCTGCAGCTGAACAGCGCCCTTGGCGCGGTTTTGGCTGTCGCGGGCTTGTATCTGCTGTGCATGAAGAGCGATTTGACGCTGGGGAAAGGCGATTACTACGAGCTCGCCGGCGCCTTCTTCTGGTCGCTTCATATTCTGGTCATCGATAAGGTGTCGCGCAGCGCCGACGTCATCAAGCTGTCGTTCGTGCAGGTGCTGACTTGTTCGGTGTTAAGCTTCGCCGTCGCGCTTGCAACGGAAACGATCGACCTCGCCGACCTGTCGAAGGCGCTCATTCCGCTGCTCTATGGCGGCATTTGCTCGGTCGGCATCGCCTACACGCTTCAGGTCGTCGGGCAAAAGAACGCTCAGCCTACGCAGGCGGCGATCATTATGAGCATGGAAACGGTATTCGCCGTTATTGGCGGATACTTGATTTTGGACGAGCTGCTGGGTTACCGGGGCGTCGCCGGCTGCTTTTTGATGCTGGCCGGCATGATCGTGCCGCAGCTGCCGCAGTTCAAAGGGTTAACAAGCCGAAGTCGTGCTTAACCAGTTACAGTGAGAGGATGAACATGCGATGACTTTCTCCACCGCCGATGGAATATCGGAACGCGCGTTGAAATGGGTGACCGGCCAGGTTCATTCGGAAGCGGTTGTGCTCCGCGCACGCCGGCTTCATGGAGGCGTTTCTTCGCTCGTGCATGAAATTACGCTGCAAGTCGGTTCCGAAGAGACAAGCCTTGTGCTGCGCCAATTCGATAATGCGGAATGGACGCAAAACGAACCCGACCTGCCCCGGCATGAAGCGGCCAGCTTGCGCAGAGCCGGACAGGCCGAGGGCGCGCCGACGCCGCGTGTAATCGCGTTTGACGAAACGGGAAGCGAATGCGGACTGCCGGCCGTCCTCATGTCGCGGCTGGCTGGCGCAGTCGTGCTTGAGCCAGCCGACCAAACGGCCTGGCTGGCCGGCTTGGCGCACGCGCTGGCGCGGATTCACGCCGTGGATGCGGACGATTTTCCGTGGGCGTATGCGGCCTATTGCGACGCCTCGACGTTGGACGCGTCCTGGTCGGCCGTCCACGAACGCTGGCAGGAGGCGGCCGGCATTGTGCTCCAAGGGCGTCCGCCGTTTGCGAAGCGGTTCATCCATCGCGACTATCATCCGACGAACGTGCTGTGGTCGGGCGGCGAAGTGAGCGGCATCGTCGACTGGCCGAACGGCTGTATCGGACCGGCCGGCGTCGATGTCGGCCACTGCCGGGTAAATCTGGCCCAGCTGCATGGCGTGCAGGCGGCGGACGAGTTTTTGACGCTCTATCAGAGCTATGCGGGAGCGGCGTTTACATATGACCCCTACTGGGATCTGGTTTCGCTCATCGACTATGCGTACTGGGCGCCCGAAGTGTATCCGGGGTGGACGGCACTAGGGATGACCGGATTGACGACCGAGCTGATCGTTGAGCGACTGGACCGATACTTGCTCAGCCTGCTTGAGCGGTATGCGAAGCGATAGGAGAGATTTTAATATGGATAAACAACCTTCCGTCTACACGATCGGCTTTGCGCAAAAGCCGCTGCGAACGTTCGTCGAGCTGCTGCAGCAGGGCGGGGTCACGAAGCTTGTCGATATCCGGCTGAACAATACGTCCCAGCTCGCCGGCTACGCGAAGAAGGACGATCTCGCTTACATCATGAAGCTGGTCGGCGTAACGTATGCGCATGAGCTGGATTTGGCGCCGACGCCGGATATTTTCGAGGATATCCAGAAGAAACGGATTCCGTGGAACGACTTCGAAGCCCGTTTTCTCGACCTGCTGCATAAACGCAAAGTAGAGGAGCGCTTCGGCGAGCTCCTGGGAGACGATACGATCTGCTTCCTGTGCAGCGAGCATAAGCCTCATCACTGCCACAGACGGCTCATCGCCGAGTACCTGCAGCAGAACGGCGGGCAGGAAATCGGAATTGTGCACTTGTTTTAACGCGAAAAAACGGCAAGCACCGGGTGGAAGCGGGGCTAGCCGTTTTTTTTTTGTGTGCGCTCTAGCTTACACGCAAGTGAAGGCTTCGATTCGGTTTAAATCAAAGCCGGAGAACATCCAGAAGAAGCCGTTCCAGCGGAAGCCCGAGATCGACGTGCGGCCGACGAAGATCGGGTAGAACCAGAAGCCCTGGCCGTTGCGGGGCCAAATATACGTATTGCGGAACAAGCAGCGGGTAATCGCTCCCGGATCGATGGCCAGCGTCGAAGTCATCGGCTTCGGCGGAGGGGTCATCGGCGGCGGTGCGGTAGGGGGTTGCTGCTGCTGGCCTTGCGGTCCGAATGGAGGCGTAAATGCCATGCTAGTCACTCCTTTATCGTGGTCGGTTTATGTGCCTGCGCCTAGAGCAGCGAAATGGCGAGCAGATTGAACAGCACCAGCGGCAGCACGAAATTGTTGTAATAGGTTGGGGCGCTAGGGAAGAACGCGCGGTTGCAGCCCTCGTTGTTCAGGCAGATGTACAGGATGCCCCGGTCGCAATACACGATATGGCCTTCGAAGACGTCGCCGTCGCATGTTTCCACTCTCACGAGCCGGTTGGCGTGGGTGGAGCAAAGATGGTGCAGGTGGTCCTTGACGGACTTCAGCGTATGATGAACCTTGGAATCGCACTGATAAATCGGCTTATTTTCATGCGCTGCCGGTTTCTGTGAACTCATGGTCGAATACCTCCGTTGTAAACATGGATTATCCTATGCAGAAGCCTAGCCGGGTGTTACGTACGCACGAACAAAGGATGAGGGGCATGCCGATGCAGGCTGCTCGAGTACGCTAACGGTTGCCACGTACGCTATTTAGCCTTATAGGGCCCTTTTGAATTTCTAACGGTTGCCAGGAACGCTATTTGACGATTTGGACAGCGAATTGCGCTGTTTGGGATCAAATAACCTCTGTGGCAACCGTTAGCTGTCAAAAAGGGCTGTTTTTGTGCAAATAAGCGCTGAGGCAACCGTTAGCTGATTCAGGAGGTCTCACACTCGACCGCCATATACCAGCGATTACAAACAAAAGAAAAACCCGCCGTTTGATAAAAAACGGCGGGTTTTTCTACACCTGACCGGCACAATGAAGTGGCGGTCATGATTCATGCGGTATTTATTCTGGTATGTCGTTGAAGGTATCCTCGGCGGCGTTACCGGCGCCCTGGTCGCCGGGATAATCGCGGTCTAAGCCGGCGTGAAGCGTCCGATTCTCGTAATCGAACCGATTCGAAGAGCGCTGATCCTCGCGCCACGGCGTGCTTTTGCCCAGCTTTGCCGGGATGATCGTGGATCCGTAAGGTCCTTCGGGGAACTCCTGAGCGATCAAGTCGTTTCGCTGGGACTCCACCGTCGCCAGATCGGTATAGGGCCATGGTTTATTTTCGTCGATAAATTCGCTGCCGTCTTGACTGTAGGTATCGCGTGACACGGTTTGCACCTCTTTCAACTGCCCAGAACGGGGATTTAAGAAGTAGTATGGCTATTCCGGCCAACGTTATCCTAGATTTGGTTTACGAAACGGCATGATGTTCCTGGAGCCAGCTTCGGTAGAGCCCGTCCCGCCCATTGCTCTTCGCCATGTAGAGCGCTTTGTCGCAGGTCGTATATAACGCTTCCAGCTGCGTTCGCGCATTGGGAACGGTCGTTAGGATACCCATGCTGATGGAGTACGTGACGGGCAGCGGAGCCAGCACGGTCCCCGACCCGCGGAGCGTCTGCAAAATGACCTCGGCTATTTCGCTCGATGCCGCCTCGTCTTTGCCGGGCAGCAAGATGCCGAATTCGTCGCCGCCGTAGCGGACGAACAGATCGTCCTTGCCGAGCTGCTGCCGGATGCGCGCCGCAAGGTCCTGCAGCACCTGATCGCCGACATGATGGCCGTGCGTATCGTTGATCGTTTTGAACCAATCGATATCGAAGAGCAGGTACGACAGCGGCTGTCCTTTCCGGGCATGCTCGGAGAGGCTGTCCTTCGCCTTTGCGGCAAACGTTCTGCGGTTCAGCGTACCGGTAAGGTCGTCGTAGCTGGCTAAGCGGACGAGCTCCTTATTGGTATTCTCTTTCAGAAGCAGAACGAAGCCCATGTTCAGCATAATGGTGATCAGATAGATCGACAGCAGCCAAACGAGCTGATACATGCCGGGCTTGTAAAAGCTTGTCGAAGCGTCGGC
It includes:
- a CDS encoding GH36-type glycosyl hydrolase domain-containing protein; translated protein: MNNSAETSKAPSKIALTNGSLQFTFLNSGDLYQASHGDMFINQVLSNPIDGSLNNVFLRLYAADGAIADVIPLLGVKSQSRFSYSAQAAVWEGTAQGVAYKVVFRLSDRGMWFWDVTLTGSGVTADLVYGQDIGIANRGAVRSNEAYVSQYIGHSVFEDEAKGYVICSRQNQPQGGKFPYLQQGALTRAVGYSTDGFQLFGLSYKEDSVAAGLKQPSLANEVYQYEFAYAALQSERIQLDGSARIVFYGLFSENHADAIASLEYGAEVAEAWAQVADQPLEAVQEAAKVAIKPNIGQPVQAVSLTQADIEKRYPARRLEERDGDTLLAFFTPTHEHVVLKEKELRVERPHGHMLMSGNNDKINEHVLASTTFMYGMFNSHIVVGNTSFNKMMSNARSALNMFKTSGQRIYVELEGSYRLLALPSAYELGFNYAKWIYQLAEDSIVVTSFTTVDSPEVRLQVASESGKAYRYLVTNQVTMDNNEYEVPFRMEQEGDVITFRADDRSYSRSIYPDLSYRMKVTGAAARIGDERVLAENVQPGDASLVVLEVEASAQWSMTIQGLLYGQELPFAEREVEEEAAKYREFYKDVMNGFRLSLADGAETAELGKFNTLAWWYTQNMLVHFSTPHGLEQYGGAAWGSRDVCQGPIEYFMATQKYGVVRDILQTVFSHQYEDTGNWPQWFMYDKYIKVQSEESHGDIIVWPLKVIGDYLNVTKDYSILEEQIPYMDRHKFEYTENKDTLLGHVLKEIAYIKEHFLHGTHLSSYGDGDWDDTLQPANANLKKYLVSSWTVALTYQAMNNLAAALAGYKKELSDELGELAAGIQADFNRFMLPTGVIPGFLYMENQEQVKIMIHPEEQETGIQYRLLPMTRSMIGELLTKEQAEAHFSIIKEKLYCPDGVRLMNRPAAYNGGVSTRFKRAEQASNFGREIGLQYVHAHIRFIEAMAKLGYQDEAWKGLQVINPVGLQDVVPNAEIRQSNAYFSSSDGKFNDRYEAQERFDELRQGKVQVKGGWRVYSSGPGIYMNQLITNCLGIRQDGGDLVIDPVLPKHLNGLQFSFAFLGQPVKFVYHLEGGSQRRVTINGAEAGLQETANRYRQGGVRISRESLQAALSAEQNVIEIYM
- a CDS encoding DMT family transporter: MPKQKEMRSALLLLITACIWGFAFVAQREGMTHTGPFTFNAVRFALGGLSLVPLMLVLDRKNSKTARMQTSSSSLAASVAPGLLAGVILFCGASLQQIGLMYTTAGKAAFITGLYIVIVPFLGLFLKQRLQLNSALGAVLAVAGLYLLCMKSDLTLGKGDYYELAGAFFWSLHILVIDKVSRSADVIKLSFVQVLTCSVLSFAVALATETIDLADLSKALIPLLYGGICSVGIAYTLQVVGQKNAQPTQAAIIMSMETVFAVIGGYLILDELLGYRGVAGCFLMLAGMIVPQLPQFKGLTSRSRA
- a CDS encoding phosphotransferase family protein, whose amino-acid sequence is MTFSTADGISERALKWVTGQVHSEAVVLRARRLHGGVSSLVHEITLQVGSEETSLVLRQFDNAEWTQNEPDLPRHEAASLRRAGQAEGAPTPRVIAFDETGSECGLPAVLMSRLAGAVVLEPADQTAWLAGLAHALARIHAVDADDFPWAYAAYCDASTLDASWSAVHERWQEAAGIVLQGRPPFAKRFIHRDYHPTNVLWSGGEVSGIVDWPNGCIGPAGVDVGHCRVNLAQLHGVQAADEFLTLYQSYAGAAFTYDPYWDLVSLIDYAYWAPEVYPGWTALGMTGLTTELIVERLDRYLLSLLERYAKR
- a CDS encoding DUF488 domain-containing protein, which encodes MDKQPSVYTIGFAQKPLRTFVELLQQGGVTKLVDIRLNNTSQLAGYAKKDDLAYIMKLVGVTYAHELDLAPTPDIFEDIQKKRIPWNDFEARFLDLLHKRKVEERFGELLGDDTICFLCSEHKPHHCHRRLIAEYLQQNGGQEIGIVHLF
- a CDS encoding transporter, translated to MAFTPPFGPQGQQQQPPTAPPPMTPPPKPMTSTLAIDPGAITRCLFRNTYIWPRNGQGFWFYPIFVGRTSISGFRWNGFFWMFSGFDLNRIEAFTCV
- a CDS encoding GGDEF domain-containing protein, coding for MTLLMDSQTILLSLGIGYLFTLVLIAAYWHDSIKSASVKTYFLAKCAQTTAWVCMIFRGQIADFLSISFANSILLLGASLEIIALLGLLGTLRPLAKRLIIAAGCASVAGFQLVLLLINEENIRIIYCSFVFAAILFPAYRMLFGRGRTLLMRVMGFLYMVIACGSVFRGASTMLADASTSFYKPGMYQLVWLLSIYLITIMLNMGFVLLLKENTNKELVRLASYDDLTGTLNRRTFAAKAKDSLSEHARKGQPLSYLLFDIDWFKTINDTHGHHVGDQVLQDLAARIRQQLGKDDLFVRYGGDEFGILLPGKDEAASSEIAEVILQTLRGSGTVLAPLPVTYSISMGILTTVPNARTQLEALYTTCDKALYMAKSNGRDGLYRSWLQEHHAVS